In Thermodesulfobacteriota bacterium, a single genomic region encodes these proteins:
- a CDS encoding HAD family hydrolase: MTLDERLARVELLLLDVDGVLTDGRVILDDRGVETKAFDVTDGHGLKLLQRAGVAVGLVTGRRSRVVEHRARELGILEVHQGVKEKLPVVRAILARRGLAPERMGYVGDDVVDLPVLLQAGLAVTVPDAPDYVRQRVHWVTGRPGGRGAVREVCEAVLRARGAWEAVTAKYFSPELL; the protein is encoded by the coding sequence ATGACCCTGGACGAGCGGCTGGCGCGGGTGGAGCTCCTGCTCCTGGACGTGGACGGGGTGCTCACCGACGGCCGGGTGATCCTGGACGACCGGGGGGTCGAGACCAAGGCCTTCGACGTAACCGACGGCCACGGCCTCAAGCTCCTCCAGCGGGCGGGGGTCGCGGTGGGGCTCGTCACGGGGCGCCGCAGCCGGGTGGTGGAGCACCGGGCCCGGGAGCTAGGCATCCTCGAGGTGCACCAGGGGGTGAAGGAGAAGCTCCCGGTGGTGCGGGCGATCCTGGCGCGCCGAGGCCTCGCGCCCGAACGGATGGGGTACGTGGGGGACGACGTGGTGGATCTTCCGGTGCTCCTCCAGGCGGGCCTGGCCGTGACGGTTCCCGACGCGCCGGACTACGTACGCCAGCGCGTCCACTGGGTGACCGGGCGCCCCGGGGGCCGGGGCGCGGTGCGGGAGGTGTGCGAGGCCGTCCTGAGGGCCCGGGGGGCGTGGGAGGCCGTGACGGCCAAGTACTTTTCGCCGGAGCTCCTGTGA
- the lptC gene encoding LPS export ABC transporter periplasmic protein LptC, producing the protein MTVAVLLGWSGLGCRGDEGREAGSELPRPTSVFEGVELVHQEEGGDWWRLTAAEGAGWEGEGTGSLREVRGEIRRGGHALRLEAGGADIDGRDVVRLSGGVEVAWDAYRAHLDRAEYRPGQGRVTSDDAVSLEGAGLRVRGRGLEVDVEKRTARVREGVEASVGGGTP; encoded by the coding sequence TTGACCGTCGCGGTCCTCTTGGGGTGGAGCGGCCTGGGCTGCCGGGGAGACGAGGGGCGCGAAGCAGGCTCGGAGTTGCCGCGGCCCACTTCGGTTTTCGAGGGGGTCGAGCTGGTGCACCAGGAGGAAGGGGGAGACTGGTGGCGGCTGACCGCCGCCGAGGGCGCGGGGTGGGAAGGGGAAGGCACCGGGTCCCTGCGGGAGGTCCGGGGGGAGATTCGCCGCGGAGGGCACGCCCTGCGGTTGGAGGCGGGAGGGGCGGATATCGACGGGAGGGACGTGGTGCGGCTGTCCGGGGGCGTGGAGGTGGCGTGGGACGCGTACCGGGCGCACCTGGACCGGGCCGAGTACCGCCCGGGCCAGGGCCGGGTGACCTCGGATGACGCGGTGTCCCTCGAGGGGGCCGGGCTGCGGGTGCGGGGCCGGGGGCTGGAGGTGGACGTGGAGAAGCGAACGGCGCGGGTTCGGGAAGGGGTGGAGGCGTCGGTGGGGGGAGGAACGCCGTGA
- the lptA gene encoding lipopolysaccharide transport periplasmic protein LptA — protein MKNLAAVVAAASLAFLSGVGAPDTARAQAPPPGIAPGGIPRWDVGSEPLQVDSRSLEARGAEGIVVFEGEVVARQGDLTLQSDRLEVGIDGETRELRSAVARGTVRIRRGELLATAAEATYDAAAGIIVLTGDPKVWRDRDVVAGDRITLYLAENRSVVEGAKAVLFPGRPPGEER, from the coding sequence GTGAAGAACCTTGCGGCGGTCGTCGCGGCGGCGAGCCTTGCGTTCCTTTCGGGAGTCGGGGCGCCGGACACGGCCCGGGCCCAGGCTCCGCCCCCGGGTATTGCCCCGGGGGGCATTCCCCGGTGGGACGTGGGCTCCGAGCCCCTCCAGGTGGACTCCCGGAGCCTGGAGGCCCGGGGGGCGGAGGGGATCGTGGTCTTCGAGGGCGAGGTGGTGGCCCGGCAGGGAGACCTCACCCTCCAGTCGGACCGCCTGGAGGTGGGCATCGACGGGGAGACCCGGGAGCTCCGGTCGGCCGTGGCACGGGGCACGGTGCGCATCCGCCGGGGCGAACTCCTGGCCACGGCGGCCGAGGCCACCTACGACGCGGCCGCGGGGATCATCGTCCTTACGGGGGACCCCAAGGTCTGGCGGGACCGGGACGTGGTGGCGGGGGACCGGATCACCCTGTACCTGGCCGAGAACCGCAGCGTGGTCGAGGGCGCCAAGGCGGTGCTCTTTCCCGGCAGGCCGCCGGGAGAGGAGCGGTGA
- the lptB gene encoding LPS export ABC transporter ATP-binding protein, whose protein sequence is MEGPRLLEAEGLVKRYGGKAVVAGVGLRVERGEVVGLLGPNGAGKTTTFYMIVGLVRPDGGSIRLGGANITRLPMVQRARRGLGYLPQEASVFRRLTVRDNVFGVLEARGMARDEAEARTEAVLESLSIRHLEDRRAHLLSGGERRRVEIARALATDPAFVLLDEPFAGIDPIAIAELRDQILHLKALGIGVILSDHNVRETLGVCDRAYIVSQGAILEEGPPAAIVRSPKARSVYLGEGFRLD, encoded by the coding sequence ATGGAAGGGCCGCGGCTCCTGGAGGCCGAGGGCCTGGTGAAGCGGTACGGGGGGAAGGCCGTCGTGGCAGGGGTGGGCCTGCGGGTGGAGCGGGGCGAGGTGGTGGGGCTCCTGGGTCCCAACGGGGCGGGCAAGACCACCACCTTCTACATGATCGTGGGCCTGGTGCGGCCCGACGGGGGGAGCATCCGGCTGGGAGGAGCGAACATCACCCGGCTCCCCATGGTGCAGCGGGCGCGTCGGGGTCTGGGATACCTTCCCCAGGAGGCGAGCGTCTTCCGGCGACTCACGGTGCGCGACAACGTGTTCGGGGTCCTCGAGGCACGGGGCATGGCTCGGGACGAGGCCGAGGCCCGCACCGAGGCCGTGCTCGAGTCCCTCTCGATCCGACACCTGGAGGATCGCAGGGCCCATCTCCTTTCGGGGGGGGAGCGCCGCCGGGTCGAGATCGCCCGGGCCCTGGCCACCGATCCGGCCTTCGTCCTGCTCGACGAGCCCTTCGCCGGCATCGATCCCATCGCCATCGCGGAGCTCCGGGACCAGATTTTGCATTTGAAAGCCCTCGGCATCGGTGTCATACTCAGCGATCATAACGTCCGGGAAACCTTGGGCGTTTGCGATCGCGCCTACATCGTGAGCCAGGGAGCGATCCTGGAGGAGGGGCCGCCAGCCGCCATCGTCCGAAGCCCCAAGGCGCGGTCCGTATACCTGGGAGAGGGATTTCGCCTGGATTGA
- the rpoN gene encoding RNA polymerase factor sigma-54 — MALEIRQNVSQQLRLTQELVMTPQLQQAIKLLQLSRLELVDRVQQEIEENPLLEELREDDAPDTAAPEEAFSLDAVGTGEAQPAPTEPPPPEFSPEEKPAAAEIDWEQYLDYYDSGSPSDGPYDATEERPSFENFLSPETTLQDHLLWQLRLAHLDREEKTIGAHIVGNVDEDGYLRASVEEIAAAAQAPVEGVEAVLAVVQDFDPLGIASRTLQECLLRQAREHDLGENVLRVIAHGLKHLETKNYKRLAKELDLSYDEVLDAASEISRLEPRPGRTFASTRVDYVVPDVFVTKEGGEYVVRLNEDGVPKLRVSRYYQNLLQDQSAQGKEAKGYIQERMQAALWLIKSIHQRQQTLFKVATSIVRFQREFLDRGVAHLRPLILKDVADDIGMHESTVSRVTTNKYMHSPHGTVELKFFFSSAIQSRNGEDLASRSVKVRMRELIAKEDARNPLSDLQIAELLSKEFGLKIARRTVSKYRESLGILPSSGRRQLF, encoded by the coding sequence ATGGCCCTTGAGATCCGGCAGAACGTAAGCCAGCAGCTGCGCCTGACCCAGGAACTGGTGATGACTCCCCAGCTCCAGCAGGCGATCAAGCTGTTGCAGCTCTCCCGCCTGGAGCTCGTGGACCGGGTGCAGCAGGAGATCGAAGAAAATCCCCTCCTCGAAGAGCTCCGGGAGGACGACGCTCCGGACACCGCCGCTCCCGAGGAGGCTTTTTCCCTGGACGCGGTCGGAACCGGGGAGGCGCAGCCCGCTCCCACCGAACCGCCCCCCCCAGAGTTTTCCCCCGAAGAAAAGCCCGCGGCGGCCGAGATCGACTGGGAGCAGTACCTGGACTACTACGACTCGGGCAGTCCCTCCGACGGACCCTACGACGCCACCGAGGAGCGCCCCTCCTTCGAGAACTTCCTCTCCCCCGAGACCACCCTCCAAGATCATCTCCTTTGGCAGCTTCGCCTCGCCCACCTGGATCGCGAGGAGAAGACGATCGGGGCCCACATCGTGGGCAACGTGGACGAGGACGGCTACCTGCGCGCCTCGGTGGAGGAGATTGCCGCGGCGGCCCAGGCCCCGGTGGAGGGGGTCGAGGCGGTGCTCGCCGTGGTGCAGGACTTCGATCCCCTGGGAATCGCCTCCCGAACCCTCCAGGAGTGCCTCCTTCGCCAGGCCCGGGAGCACGACCTGGGGGAGAACGTGCTTCGGGTGATCGCCCACGGCCTCAAGCACCTGGAGACCAAGAACTACAAGCGGCTCGCGAAGGAGCTCGACCTCTCCTACGACGAGGTGCTCGACGCCGCAAGCGAGATCTCCCGGCTCGAACCCCGGCCCGGCCGCACCTTCGCCAGCACCCGGGTGGATTACGTCGTCCCCGACGTCTTCGTGACAAAGGAAGGGGGCGAGTACGTGGTGCGTCTCAACGAGGACGGGGTTCCGAAGCTCCGGGTCTCGCGCTACTACCAGAACCTGCTCCAGGACCAGAGCGCCCAGGGCAAGGAAGCCAAGGGATACATCCAGGAGCGGATGCAGGCCGCCCTGTGGCTCATCAAGAGCATCCACCAGCGCCAGCAGACGCTCTTCAAGGTGGCGACGTCCATCGTGCGGTTCCAGCGGGAGTTTCTCGACAGGGGCGTGGCCCACCTGCGGCCCCTCATCTTGAAGGACGTGGCCGACGACATCGGCATGCACGAATCCACCGTGAGCAGGGTCACCACCAACAAGTACATGCACTCGCCCCACGGCACGGTGGAGCTCAAGTTCTTCTTCTCCAGCGCCATCCAGAGCCGGAACGGCGAAGACCTGGCCAGCCGCAGCGTGAAGGTGCGGATGCGGGAGCTCATCGCGAAGGAGGACGCGCGCAATCCCCTGAGCGACCTCCAGATCGCCGAGCTGCTCTCGAAGGAGTTCGGCTTGAAGATCGCCCGCCGTACCGTGAGCAAGTACCGGGAGAGCCTGGGCATTCTGCCGTCGTCGGGGCGTCGCCAGCTCTTCTGA
- a CDS encoding lytic murein transglycosylase, whose protein sequence is MSSRRFFGVALLCTVLAGAPLRAETPDFSLWLAELRAEALRAGISAATLDAALTGIEPIPRVIELDRRQPELTWTLDQYMTRIVSEERVARGREKLREHGALLEQVGKQYGVPARLLTALWGIETNYGQASGGFQVIPALATLAHEGRRSDFFRKELLLALRIVDQGHVTPEGMMGSWAGAMGQMQFMPSTFTSYAVDGNGDGKIDLWGSREDAFASAANYLSRMGWDGARTWGRAVQVPPGLDRSLVSLDVRKPLEEWQALGVRRTNGADLPEVSGLTASLIQPDGPGTPAYLVYDNFRTILRWNRSQFFGIAVGTLADRIGE, encoded by the coding sequence ATGTCGTCCCGCCGCTTCTTCGGCGTCGCACTGCTCTGCACCGTCCTGGCCGGGGCTCCGCTTCGTGCCGAGACTCCCGACTTCTCCCTGTGGCTCGCCGAGCTGCGTGCCGAGGCTCTGCGGGCGGGCATCTCGGCGGCCACCCTGGACGCCGCCCTCACCGGAATCGAACCCATCCCCCGGGTCATCGAGCTCGACCGCCGCCAGCCCGAGCTCACCTGGACGCTGGACCAGTACATGACGCGGATCGTCTCCGAGGAGCGGGTGGCCCGGGGCCGGGAGAAGCTGCGGGAGCACGGGGCGCTCCTGGAGCAGGTGGGGAAGCAGTACGGCGTGCCCGCCCGCTTGCTCACCGCCCTGTGGGGCATCGAGACCAACTACGGCCAGGCCTCCGGCGGCTTTCAAGTCATTCCGGCGCTCGCCACCCTGGCCCACGAAGGGCGCCGCAGCGACTTTTTCCGCAAGGAGCTCCTCCTGGCGCTTCGCATCGTGGATCAGGGCCACGTGACCCCGGAGGGTATGATGGGGTCCTGGGCCGGGGCCATGGGCCAGATGCAGTTCATGCCCTCCACCTTTACCAGTTACGCGGTGGACGGGAACGGGGACGGGAAGATCGACCTGTGGGGGAGCCGGGAAGACGCCTTCGCCTCGGCCGCCAACTACCTCTCGCGCATGGGCTGGGACGGGGCGCGAACCTGGGGACGCGCCGTGCAGGTGCCCCCCGGGCTCGATCGGTCGCTTGTGAGCCTCGACGTGCGAAAGCCCCTGGAGGAGTGGCAGGCCCTGGGGGTGCGCCGCACCAACGGGGCCGACCTCCCCGAGGTCTCGGGCCTCACCGCCTCCCTCATCCAGCCCGACGGCCCCGGCACCCCCGCCTACCTGGTCTACGACAACTTCCGCACGATCCTGCGCTGGAACCGCTCCCAGTTCTTCGGCATCGCCGTGGGCACCCTGGCGGACCGCATCGGGGAGTGA
- a CDS encoding alpha-amylase family glycosyl hydrolase: MEAQRTRTFYDELPDYGRPRLQLPAERRERMRRRLALLYGESQARQWLPELERILTVHAAHKPPEMLEKEQHYDPAERFHQGHEILITYGDMVKGEGETPLSVLHDFVRALYPESINTLHLLPFFPYSSDRGFAVVDFRRVDPKLGSWEDIRRKKGRYDLMFDAVFNHCSSLSEMFLEYRNGHPAYRDFFIAFDSPDALTPEQRRKIFRPRTSDILTRFETIAGPRWVWTTFSPDQIDLNFRNPAVLMQVIDSILLYIRRGADLLRLDAVTYLWAEPGTESVHLPETHEIVKLLRDVVDAVALGVALVTETNVPHEDNVSYFGDGCDEAHMVYQFPLPPLVLHAFYRGDATLLSRWAAQVRPPSDRATFLNILDTHDGIGLVGAKGFLPPDEARFLVETARQRGAYVSYKSIGGGEEPYEINSTWWSALNPEDAAEPLERRVRRYLASRAIALVLPGVPGIYVHGALGTPNDHERVGRTGVGRDVNRGTIDGGEALRELEDPASKLSLLHRWGGRMARIRAELRVFHPRGPQEVLPITPRVFAVRRSSPEGAEHLIALINVTGERVEAQIPRGHLPDATRAWRDLLGDATWQATVQGLSMVLDPYAVAWLVPAP; encoded by the coding sequence ATGGAAGCCCAGCGCACGCGCACCTTCTACGACGAGCTGCCCGACTACGGGCGCCCCCGCCTGCAGCTCCCGGCCGAGCGGCGCGAGCGGATGCGCCGGCGCCTGGCGCTCCTGTACGGGGAGTCCCAGGCGCGGCAGTGGCTGCCGGAGCTGGAGCGTATCCTGACCGTGCATGCGGCCCACAAGCCCCCCGAGATGCTCGAAAAGGAGCAGCACTACGACCCCGCCGAGCGGTTCCACCAGGGGCACGAGATCCTGATCACCTATGGGGACATGGTGAAGGGGGAGGGGGAGACCCCGCTCTCGGTGCTCCACGACTTCGTGCGGGCCCTCTACCCGGAGTCCATCAACACCCTGCACCTCCTGCCGTTCTTCCCCTACTCCTCGGACCGGGGTTTCGCGGTGGTGGACTTCCGCCGGGTCGACCCAAAGCTCGGATCGTGGGAAGACATCCGCCGGAAGAAGGGCCGCTACGATCTCATGTTCGACGCGGTCTTCAACCACTGCTCGTCCCTGAGCGAGATGTTCCTGGAGTACCGAAACGGCCACCCCGCCTACCGCGATTTCTTCATCGCCTTCGACTCCCCCGACGCGCTGACCCCGGAGCAGCGCCGCAAGATCTTCCGCCCGCGCACGAGCGACATCCTCACCCGCTTCGAGACCATCGCAGGCCCCAGGTGGGTCTGGACGACGTTTTCGCCGGACCAGATCGACCTCAACTTCCGCAACCCCGCCGTCCTCATGCAGGTGATCGACAGCATCCTCCTGTACATCCGCCGGGGGGCGGATCTGCTCCGGCTCGACGCCGTCACCTACCTCTGGGCCGAGCCAGGCACCGAGTCCGTGCACCTGCCCGAGACCCACGAGATCGTCAAGCTCCTGCGCGACGTGGTGGACGCCGTGGCCCTGGGGGTCGCCCTGGTCACCGAGACGAACGTGCCCCACGAGGACAACGTGTCGTACTTCGGGGACGGGTGCGACGAAGCCCACATGGTCTACCAGTTCCCGCTTCCCCCCCTGGTCCTGCACGCCTTCTACCGCGGGGACGCGACGCTGCTCTCCCGGTGGGCGGCCCAGGTGCGCCCCCCTTCCGACCGGGCCACCTTCCTCAATATTCTCGACACCCACGACGGCATCGGCCTGGTGGGTGCCAAGGGGTTCCTGCCCCCGGATGAGGCGCGGTTCCTGGTCGAGACTGCCCGGCAGCGGGGGGCCTACGTGTCCTACAAGTCCATCGGCGGCGGGGAGGAGCCCTACGAGATCAACAGCACCTGGTGGAGCGCACTGAACCCGGAGGACGCCGCCGAACCCCTGGAGCGCCGGGTCCGGCGCTACCTGGCCTCCCGAGCCATCGCCCTGGTCCTCCCGGGGGTTCCCGGGATCTACGTGCACGGCGCCCTGGGAACGCCCAACGACCACGAGCGGGTGGGCCGCACCGGTGTGGGCCGCGACGTGAACCGGGGCACCATCGACGGAGGCGAGGCGCTGCGGGAGCTGGAAGACCCTGCTTCCAAGCTCTCCCTGCTCCACCGGTGGGGCGGGCGCATGGCGCGCATTCGCGCCGAGCTGCGCGTCTTCCATCCCCGGGGCCCGCAGGAGGTGCTCCCGATCACCCCCCGGGTCTTCGCCGTACGCCGTTCCTCGCCCGAAGGAGCAGAGCACCTGATTGCTCTGATCAACGTCACGGGCGAGCGGGTGGAGGCCCAGATCCCCCGCGGCCACCTGCCCGACGCGACCAGGGCCTGGCGCGACCTCCTCGGGGACGCGACCTGGCAGGCGACCGTGCAGGGGCTCTCCATGGTTCTCGACCCCTACGCGGTGGCCTGGCTCGTCCCGGCCCCGTGA
- a CDS encoding B12-binding domain-containing radical SAM protein — protein MNILLIFPEFPDTFWSFRHALKFVRRSAAYPPLGLLTVAALLPPAWEKRLVDLNVRRLADEDLGWADLAFVSAMGVQRPSARRVVDRCREAGVPVVAGGPLFTAEPEAFPEVAHLVLNEAELTLPPFLEDLAQGSPKRVYASKDFADIRATPVPLWGLAELDRYAAMSVQYSRGCPYHCEFCNVTALLGHRPRVKSPEQILAELDALYARGWRASVFFVDDNFIGNARHLKAELLPRLIAWQRRRRLPFFTEASINLADDPELVSMMVEAGFESVFVGIETPHEGSLEETCKQQNRGRDLLADVKRLQRAGLEVQGGFIVGFDSDPPGIFQRQIDFIQRSGIVTAMVGLLQAPPGTRLYERLGREGRLAGDSGGDNVAATTNIVPAMGLERLVAGYREVLRSLYAPRQYYRRLRTFLREHRLPPLRPKLPFQHRMAFFRAAYHLGIVGRERFQYWSTLLWTLCTRPRSLPLAVTLAIYGHHFRKICEREAGGGPGLRKPR, from the coding sequence ATGAACATCCTCCTGATCTTTCCCGAGTTCCCGGACACCTTCTGGAGTTTTCGGCACGCGCTGAAGTTCGTGCGCAGGAGTGCCGCCTATCCCCCCCTGGGGCTCCTCACGGTGGCCGCCCTCCTGCCCCCGGCCTGGGAAAAGCGCCTGGTGGACCTCAACGTGCGGCGCCTCGCCGACGAGGATCTCGGGTGGGCGGATCTGGCGTTTGTCAGCGCCATGGGCGTGCAGCGGCCCTCGGCGCGCCGGGTCGTCGACCGCTGCCGCGAGGCGGGGGTGCCCGTGGTGGCGGGGGGGCCGCTCTTTACCGCGGAGCCCGAAGCGTTTCCCGAAGTCGCCCACCTGGTCTTGAACGAGGCGGAGCTGACCCTGCCCCCGTTCCTGGAGGACCTGGCGCAGGGCAGCCCCAAGCGGGTGTATGCGAGCAAGGACTTCGCCGACATTCGCGCGACGCCGGTGCCCCTGTGGGGGCTCGCGGAGCTCGACCGGTATGCGGCCATGTCGGTGCAGTACTCCCGAGGGTGCCCGTACCACTGCGAGTTCTGCAACGTCACCGCGCTGCTCGGCCATCGGCCCCGGGTCAAGAGCCCGGAGCAGATCCTGGCGGAGCTCGACGCCCTGTACGCCCGGGGCTGGCGGGCGAGCGTGTTTTTCGTGGACGACAACTTCATCGGCAACGCGCGCCACCTCAAGGCCGAGCTCCTCCCCCGGCTCATCGCCTGGCAGCGCAGGCGGCGCCTGCCCTTCTTCACCGAGGCCTCCATCAACCTGGCCGACGACCCGGAGCTCGTCTCGATGATGGTGGAAGCGGGGTTCGAGTCGGTCTTCGTGGGCATCGAGACCCCCCACGAGGGAAGCCTCGAGGAGACCTGCAAACAGCAGAACCGGGGGCGCGATCTGCTGGCCGACGTGAAGCGCCTCCAGCGGGCCGGGTTGGAGGTCCAGGGGGGCTTCATCGTGGGCTTCGACAGCGACCCGCCCGGGATCTTCCAGCGCCAGATCGACTTCATCCAGCGAAGCGGGATCGTGACGGCCATGGTGGGGCTCTTGCAGGCCCCTCCCGGCACGCGCCTGTACGAGCGCCTGGGACGGGAAGGGCGCCTGGCGGGGGACAGCGGGGGCGACAACGTGGCCGCCACCACCAACATCGTGCCGGCCATGGGGCTGGAACGGCTGGTGGCGGGGTATCGGGAGGTGCTGCGCAGCCTCTACGCGCCCAGGCAGTACTACCGGCGCCTGCGGACGTTTCTACGGGAGCACCGGCTGCCGCCCCTGCGCCCCAAGCTGCCCTTCCAGCACCGGATGGCCTTCTTTCGGGCCGCCTACCACCTGGGCATCGTGGGCAGGGAGCGGTTCCAGTACTGGAGCACGCTGCTCTGGACGCTGTGCACGCGGCCCCGCTCGCTGCCCCTGGCCGTCACGCTGGCGATCTACGGCCACCACTTCCGCAAGATCTGCGAGCGGGAGGCCGGGGGAGGTCCGGGGCTGCGTAAGCCCCGGTGA
- the tyrS gene encoding tyrosine--tRNA ligase produces the protein MAEHVLDTLRERGFVEQSTDEAALREALGRPETAPVTCYVGFDPTASSLHVGHLLPVMGLAHMQRAGHRPIALLGGGTALIGDPSGKTELRKMLSREDIEVNAVGIRAQLARLLDFETGAMLLNNAEWLERLHYIAFLRDIGIHFSVNRMLAAESYRQRLETGLNFIEFNYMLLQAYDFLVLRQGHGCSLQMGGNDQWGNILAGVDLIRRVEGTAAHALTFPLITTSSGAKMGKTAQGAVWLAADRTTPYDFYQYWINTEDPDVGRFLGLFTFLPMDEVRRLGALEGAEIRAAKEVLAHEVTKIIHGEEEADKARGASQALFAGAGDLAEVPSFEVPRTALEAGIEAFALFADAGLAKSRGEARRLIQQGGAYVNGEAVTAFDRPVTAADLRDGAVLLRAGKKKYCAVRPV, from the coding sequence ATGGCAGAGCACGTCCTCGATACCCTCCGAGAGCGCGGCTTCGTGGAGCAGTCCACCGACGAGGCGGCGCTGCGCGAAGCGCTGGGCCGTCCCGAGACGGCCCCCGTGACCTGTTACGTGGGCTTCGACCCCACGGCCTCAAGCCTCCACGTGGGGCATCTCCTGCCCGTCATGGGCCTCGCCCACATGCAGCGGGCCGGGCACCGCCCCATCGCGCTCCTGGGCGGGGGCACCGCCCTCATCGGCGACCCTTCGGGCAAGACCGAGCTGCGCAAGATGCTCAGCCGCGAGGACATCGAGGTCAACGCGGTGGGCATCCGCGCCCAGCTCGCCCGGCTCCTGGACTTCGAAACCGGCGCCATGCTCCTGAACAACGCCGAGTGGCTCGAGCGTCTCCACTACATCGCGTTCCTGCGGGACATCGGCATCCACTTCTCGGTCAACCGCATGCTGGCCGCCGAGTCCTACCGGCAGCGCCTCGAAACCGGGCTGAACTTCATCGAGTTCAACTACATGCTCCTCCAGGCCTACGATTTTCTGGTCCTCCGCCAGGGCCACGGGTGCTCGCTCCAGATGGGGGGCAACGACCAGTGGGGAAACATCCTGGCCGGGGTCGACCTGATCCGGCGGGTGGAGGGCACGGCGGCCCACGCCCTCACCTTCCCCCTCATCACGACCTCCTCGGGCGCCAAGATGGGCAAGACCGCCCAGGGCGCCGTGTGGCTCGCGGCGGACCGCACCACCCCCTACGACTTCTACCAGTACTGGATCAACACCGAGGACCCCGACGTGGGGCGGTTCCTGGGGCTCTTCACGTTCCTGCCCATGGACGAGGTGCGGCGCCTGGGGGCCCTGGAGGGCGCCGAGATCCGGGCCGCCAAGGAGGTGCTGGCCCACGAGGTCACGAAGATCATCCACGGGGAGGAGGAGGCCGACAAGGCCCGCGGCGCGAGCCAAGCGCTCTTTGCCGGGGCCGGAGACCTGGCCGAGGTGCCCTCCTTCGAGGTGCCTCGCACCGCCCTGGAGGCCGGCATCGAGGCTTTCGCCCTCTTCGCGGACGCGGGCCTCGCCAAGAGCCGCGGCGAGGCCCGCCGGCTCATCCAGCAGGGCGGCGCCTACGTGAACGGCGAAGCCGTGACCGCCTTCGACCGGCCCGTCACCGCCGCCGATCTCCGGGACGGCGCCGTGCTCCTGCGGGCCGGCAAGAAGAAGTACTGCGCGGTGCGACCGGTCTGA
- a CDS encoding primase C-terminal domain-containing protein: MAIPVAYPPARAELLRTFRLVDFAARRQPGFRNRLVPVEEVAGLVRRYGAHGCYATFYLYDEAIRVHAQGAGAPGKPSVAGYDGPVYAPVWPLDIDAPDLGEALAAARAVVERLGRVWGVPREAVRRYFSGKKGFHVTVDTRVFLAPVPSRLAPELLHRLTRRLARELGFPPSGPLDLSLRDRVRLLRLPNTRHEESGLFKVPLSAEELGSLGPEAIREAARAPRPLAGVDPSGLLLEACLDLVPRARAILEEVAAPSGDAVPRGRPPSSATAAGGTREVLECPARQALLSAPAPPGQRNNTAIRLASWLREAGWDEEAVGERLGAWNGNNPTPLADEEVRHVVRSAFASPEPYRYGCRDPLIAPLCPPSPAQRARCPYHPRNAGAQG; the protein is encoded by the coding sequence ATGGCGATTCCCGTTGCGTACCCGCCCGCGAGGGCCGAGCTCCTGCGCACGTTTCGGCTGGTGGACTTTGCGGCGCGCCGGCAGCCGGGGTTTCGCAATCGGCTGGTGCCCGTGGAAGAGGTGGCGGGGCTGGTCCGGCGCTACGGGGCCCATGGGTGCTACGCCACCTTCTACCTGTACGACGAGGCCATTCGGGTCCACGCGCAGGGGGCTGGCGCGCCGGGCAAGCCTTCCGTGGCGGGGTACGACGGACCGGTGTACGCGCCGGTGTGGCCGCTGGACATCGACGCCCCCGACCTGGGGGAGGCCCTGGCGGCCGCGCGGGCCGTGGTGGAGCGCCTGGGCCGCGTCTGGGGGGTGCCCCGGGAAGCGGTGCGCCGCTACTTCAGCGGGAAGAAGGGGTTCCACGTGACCGTGGACACGCGGGTCTTCCTTGCCCCGGTTCCCTCGCGGCTCGCGCCGGAGCTCCTGCATCGGCTCACCCGGCGCCTCGCCCGGGAGCTCGGTTTCCCGCCGTCGGGGCCGCTGGATCTCTCCCTGCGGGACCGGGTGCGGCTCTTGCGCCTGCCCAACACCCGCCACGAGGAGAGCGGCCTCTTCAAGGTTCCCCTCTCGGCGGAAGAGCTGGGCTCCCTGGGGCCCGAGGCCATCCGGGAGGCGGCCCGCGCCCCGCGCCCCCTGGCGGGAGTGGACCCCTCCGGACTGCTCCTCGAAGCCTGCCTCGACCTCGTGCCCCGGGCGCGGGCCATCCTGGAAGAGGTTGCCGCCCCGTCGGGGGACGCCGTCCCCCGGGGGCGGCCCCCGAGTTCGGCAACGGCGGCCGGGGGTACCCGGGAGGTCCTGGAGTGCCCCGCGCGGCAAGCCCTCCTGTCGGCCCCGGCCCCGCCGGGGCAACGCAACAACACGGCCATCCGGCTGGCCTCGTGGCTGCGGGAAGCGGGGTGGGACGAGGAGGCCGTGGGGGAGCGCCTCGGGGCCTGGAACGGGAACAACCCCACCCCCCTGGCCGACGAAGAGGTGCGCCACGTGGTACGCTCGGCCTTCGCGAGCCCGGAGCCCTACCGCTACGGCTGCCGGGACCCCCTGATCGCGCCCCTGTGCCCGCCGTCGCCCGCGCAGAGGGCGCGCTGTCCCTATCATCCACGAAACGCCGGAGCGCAAGGGTGA